accagtggcaaaccactccagtgtctctgcaaagaaaaccccaaatggggtcacaaagagccagacgcAATTGAAAATACCACTTAAGAACCAGAAAAGGTAGTTGTAAACCCTAACTCATGataaatgtatgtgtgtttgtCTATACATACCTATATGTATCAAAAATggatgtgtatatacacatatagatctGTGTGCATAGATGTgaatgtatgcatacatatatacatacatattagatatatacatatgtatctaaGCTGGCactaaaatgagatttttacaTCCATTCATTTACTACTCTGTTTCCCTATAATATGGCAAAAAAATTTTCTAATCTGCTTTTTCTGTCCAGAATGATAactatttttgtatatttcttttccGATTGGTGACATCCCTCTCCTCAGATCTCTCTAGGGGCTTCTCATTGCCCCCTAGAGAATAAAGTTCAGACACCTTAGCCTTACATTCCAAAGTTTCCTCAAGTTgactttaatttactttttcctaacCTTATCTTCCTTTGTTCACCTACCTACTTGGCTCTACTGTAGCCAAATTTGTCTGCTGATTATTTCCTATACATTGGGATGTACACTACTGCCTTTGTATCTCATGATGTTCCACTTATTTGGAATACTTACCCAAGTATCTTGAGTCTTATCCTTCCTCTAGTGCTCATCGAAAGTCATTGCTCTTATAGGATTGTAGACTTAGAATTGGATGGGACCTCAGAGTCCATCTAGTTCAGCCccctcattaaaaattaaatttaaaattacagatgataaaactgaggaacagaaagaTGTACAGGGTGGCACATCCACtttgaggcaatatttgaacctggttcttcctgactacaagtctagTTCTCTTTCTGCTATGCTCTGTTGATTCTTCCAGGAAGCTCTTTTTCTGTGAATCAGTCATATGGAACTTAGCATATACAATCTCAgagtgacattttaaaatgtaattggcttCTCCGGTAAGACTATAAGACCCTTGGCAAGATTGTGTCTTAGATCTATTTGTATCCACAATCTTAGatctatttgtatccccactgCCCACCATCTGGCTCATGATGGTAGTCTTCTGAGTGAGAATTGGTACCCAAATggataattttctcttttattgctccccccattatttaatttctctagagCTTGGATATCAACTGGCAATATTCTTATAATTTGAGGTGATAGCCACAGCAAATAACAGAAGCTGACCCTGATCTTTTGCCCTCTGACCCCTGCCAACAGCCTACAAGGACTTCTTCGTACCTCTGATGACACGGTATCCCACTGCCGTGAAGATGAAAAACAAGCAAGGAGAGACCCCTGAGGAGCTTCTGGGCTGGGAAATGCCCCCAGAGTCATTTttagaaatggaggaagaaaaagaaaaggctgacagagaaaaaaaatggaggcaaaaacTTCAGGACGAGCTGGAGGATGAGTGGCAAGAAATGCTGGGGaggtttgagggtaaggactaACGTCCTCTAGATACTTTATTGATTACTGTACCTCCCCCACTTTCCTTACTGTTTAGCTACTCCATGCTGGTTtccatcattctcattttttcagtCCCCATCTGTCTCTTGATTTCCTTCCTCCTGgcttcattgtttttcttctcattgttccTTAGATGATGAGGACACCCCAGAGCCTGAGTCTTTCTCTGCTTGGACTGAACGTTTGGCCCGAGAACATGCTCAGAAACAACGACAGCAACAAGCAACAGAAAGAGCCCAGCATCCAAAATGTCCATCCACCTCATACCACAGCTGGCAGCAGCAGGAGAAGGAGCGTTGTCTCTTCCAAGAGCGAgcccagaaaaaggaagaagaactgAGAGAAAGCCGAGCCAAGAAGGCCCAGGAAACCAGAGGGCATTGTTGGGGAGACCCCACTAGGACAAAGCTCAAGGGAGACTTCACCAGGAGTGGGGACAGACTCTGGTGCTTTGAAGATATACCCTGGCCCTGCCTTGGAGGAAGGGACCCTGAGGCAATGGCAGCAGCCCTGGTGGCCAGGGGCCCCCCATCCACAGATAGGATAGCCCTAAGGAAGTACTTAAGGACCCAGCAGGTTCAATGGCATCCTGACCGATTCCTGCAGAGATTTGGGGGCCAAATTGAaactagggaaagaaaaaaagtaatggaGATTGTTACAGCTTTGTCTCAGGCCCTTAATCGCCATGCAGAAAGCCTGAAGTGACCCAGGCccgtgtttttgttttttgttttttttttcaaagataattattttattaccTATTCTTCAGGTATCACCTCAGAAACAATCtaattatatacaaaaattttGAATGTtgaataaatgctagttgataaaaatattatatagctGCTGACATGGgaaaatttggggggaaattaaagcaaattaaTACTACAGGCTCAATGTAAGCAAAAGGATTTGGGGGACAAGGACAACACATGGGGCCCATAATGAGGAGGAGATGGAATATAGGGATAAAAAAGGGGTGGGAACAGTAGCAAAGGATGAGGCTTGAATGAGGACAGGCTGTGGGTTAGTGGTAAAGTTGAGCTGGAACAGTTGTGGGAGTCTGCTACCACTAGacctcttctcttcctatttatTTCCTGATAAAACATAGTTCCCCATCTTACTCGAATCTCTCCTCTGCCTTTTTCCATCTCTGTGGTTTCTAACCCCCATGACACCTCCCTCTCATCTACTAAGCCTACAGTTTCTACATGCCAGagatatacatgtgtgtgtgatGTGCCCTTGGCCTGTGATAATCACTTCATCCTGGCCAACAGGATCCAGGTCCAGAGGCCTTAATTTGTCCCCCAAATTTcacatctctcttcctttcctcccttctagACCAAGTGCCTATCATCTTAGTCCAGTTTGTGGCTGGAGAAACAAACTTAATGTGAATAGGGCAAAAAGGGAACAAAACTGTGATCTCTTCTCCAGCTCCCCAGCTAGAACCAcatcctcctccccctttcctccctccctccagggcTTTCCCTTTGCTGAGTCACTAGGATTTGAGGTGGGGGGCAGTTGAGGTTCGAAGACCCATGAGGAGATGTAGGACAGAGTTGGGGGGAGCCAAGGGCAGAGAGGGAAGCAGCCCTTCTGTGGGGGAGTGCAATTTCGATTGCTAAAAATAACAtcaggggaaggaagaggaaagggccAAATTATGTAACCTGGGTTGTCTGTTCTTGGGTAACCAGAGATCCACACCCCAGGATTGGGCCCAACCTTGCAAGGCTCCCAACTGGTAACTAAGCATCCGATAGACCAGGCTTCTCAAGGAACTTAAGCATCTGTACCTTGGAAATAGACCAACAAACCTTCTAACCCCTACTGCCTTTCAGGGAATTGTCCTGGTTCTTCCTCTCAACTCTTCTCACCCTCCTTCTTCCCTGCTTTACTCCTGACATCCATTTGACAATCCAAATCAGGATTCTGATTTCCCAGTCTCAGCTTCATCTCCTGAAGGATCTCTTCCTCCATCCTCGGGGATCTAGGAACTTTTGGTCTTTTCCCCTGGTTCATAATCTCTGGGGTGATGTGGGCCCAGTCTATACTTTATAGATAATTATCTCCTCTTCCCGGAAACAGTGGTTGAAGCTTTGTTGGGGAAAGGGGACTTAGGGGAGGGGATTCCCATGAGGGGCACTCCTTACTCCTTCCTCTGGCCTCCCCATACCTCCTCCCACACCAGCTTCGAGGAAACAGGAGGTGGGAGTGGAGATCAGACAATACTACCTGCTTCCATTTCAGCccactccccacctcccaccccaacACACATATACTCTCTACTTTAGTGCTAAGAGGAAGAACTAGAAGATAGGGAAGAAGATAATAGTGTTTGATTTTTTATGCCTGTGGGCACACATGCTTCTCTATCAATTATGTTAGAAACAATCTTTGGATACAGAGCTCACATCTCCATGGGGGAATGAATATCAGATATAGGGCCTCTGGGAAGatgatcaaaaataaaatgggaggGGGAGGTAGACTTAAGGGCTAAAGTCTCCAATTCCCCTTAATTCTTCATTCACCCTACTTGACATCTAATTAGTTGCTAAACCTTTTGGATTCTGCCTCCATAACATCTCTCATCTTTGCCTTCCTCCAGTCCACCCTAGGTCAGTCCCTTATCACATATTGCCCTGGACTCTTTCCATAGTTGCCTAATCAGCCTCCCTTCATGGAGCCTCTTCAATACAACTGCCAAATTTagattcctaaagcacaggtcacTCCTCTGCTTAAGAAACTGCAGCATAAACAAAtgatagaataaaatgtaaatgttcAGCATTTAAAGCCCTTGAGAGTCTGGCTCTAGCCTGTCCTTCCAGGTTGATTACACATTTCACCTTCAGTCACTTTATGTCAGGGCTAATGCACTTG
The window above is part of the Gracilinanus agilis isolate LMUSP501 chromosome 4, AgileGrace, whole genome shotgun sequence genome. Proteins encoded here:
- the NFKBIL1 gene encoding NF-kappa-B inhibitor-like protein 1, translating into MSSSSRQRHRERRFRKYLSVGQLSKAKSLFQRHPRLNIDAGEPPPLHRACSRKDAPAFHLLLHLGADPTHQDCHGNTALHAAAQQGPSAYKDFFVPLMTRYPTAVKMKNKQGETPEELLGWEMPPESFLEMEEEKEKADREKKWRQKLQDELEDEWQEMLGRFEDDEDTPEPESFSAWTERLAREHAQKQRQQQATERAQHPKCPSTSYHSWQQQEKERCLFQERAQKKEEELRESRAKKAQETRGHCWGDPTRTKLKGDFTRSGDRLWCFEDIPWPCLGGRDPEAMAAALVARGPPSTDRIALRKYLRTQQVQWHPDRFLQRFGGQIETRERKKVMEIVTALSQALNRHAESLK